A single Kribbella aluminosa DNA region contains:
- a CDS encoding LacI family DNA-binding transcriptional regulator produces MREPTAARATIHDVARLAEVSTATVSRVLSGGKPVSPGVTERVRAAANDVGYRPNPAAQTLLRGSSRTVGVVVPDLGNSYFAEILKGFAAEAAAEQHHTLVAGTDEDPEQEYRSAIELARWVDGLLLCAPRMSTPRLREVAEAARRLVLINRVLRHHAVGSVVVDYHLGVRALCEHLAALGHKRIAYLQGPTAAWSDQQRQRGFRSPEASGLTIFRVPCGSTLADGREAVEEALTYKPTAIICFNDHVAVGVLSRLRELGLSVPHDLSVAGIDDAPMSAHTDPGLTTYAVSTVEVGRQAWSRFAPKPSTATTHIRGELVVRASTAPPPRHSPRR; encoded by the coding sequence GTGAGAGAGCCGACTGCAGCCCGGGCCACGATTCACGACGTGGCGCGGCTGGCCGAGGTGTCGACGGCGACCGTGTCGCGGGTGCTGAGCGGCGGCAAGCCGGTGTCGCCGGGGGTCACCGAGCGGGTCCGCGCGGCCGCGAACGACGTCGGCTACCGGCCGAACCCAGCCGCCCAGACCCTGCTGCGCGGAAGCAGCCGCACGGTCGGCGTCGTCGTACCGGATCTCGGCAATTCGTACTTCGCGGAGATCCTCAAGGGGTTCGCGGCCGAGGCGGCGGCCGAGCAGCACCACACGCTGGTGGCCGGCACCGACGAGGACCCGGAGCAGGAGTACCGGTCCGCGATCGAGCTAGCCCGCTGGGTCGACGGGCTGTTGCTGTGCGCGCCGCGGATGAGTACGCCCCGGCTCCGCGAGGTCGCGGAGGCCGCGCGCCGGCTGGTGCTGATCAACCGGGTACTGCGTCATCACGCGGTCGGCTCGGTGGTCGTCGACTACCACCTCGGCGTCCGGGCGCTGTGCGAGCATCTCGCGGCGCTCGGGCACAAGCGGATCGCGTACCTGCAGGGGCCGACCGCGGCGTGGTCGGACCAGCAACGCCAGCGCGGGTTCCGCTCGCCGGAGGCGTCCGGTCTGACCATTTTCCGGGTGCCGTGCGGGTCCACGCTCGCCGACGGGCGGGAGGCGGTCGAGGAGGCGCTGACGTACAAGCCGACCGCGATCATCTGCTTCAACGACCACGTCGCCGTCGGCGTCCTCAGCCGCCTCCGCGAACTCGGCCTGTCGGTCCCGCACGACCTGTCGGTCGCCGGCATCGACGATGCCCCGATGAGCGCCCACACCGATCCCGGCCTCACCACGTACGCCGTCTCCACCGTCGAGGTCGGCCGCCAGGCCTGGTCCCGCTTCGCCCCGAAGCCCTCCACCGCCACCACCCACATCCGCGGCGAACTCGTGGTCCGCGCCTCGACAGCACCCCCACCCCGCCACTCCCCCCGGCGCTAA
- a CDS encoding sialidase family protein translates to MIDSRFDGRIREGAALLPTLHPGDSHAVTLVETAAGDLLCAWFNGPGEGEPDTNIVLSRLPAGTDTWLEPVQLSSDPHRSEQNPLLFVPPPPAARGVEARSRADGPSGAGVGADAPGGAGAGVVWLLHTSNEPHDQSTSRVIRRVSRDGGLTWGRSEVLFDQLGSFIRNPIVVLSNGDWLLPAYDCDKSAERTVLELSTDRGETWSTVEVPEAVGQVQMSVVELSPGELVGYFRSRAADRIHRSVSKDNGRTWTAPEKTALPNNNSAIQVLRLSDGRLVMVFNDSSAERDQFRWVDDGKGGVRRKTLRTPLTLALSEDDGATWPYWRNLQVQDAEYRDNEFGYSYPTLLQTRDGRLHVAYSYLRKTIKHVILAPEWIQAGDRLP, encoded by the coding sequence GTGATCGACTCCAGGTTCGACGGCCGCATCCGTGAGGGTGCGGCCCTCCTGCCCACCCTCCATCCCGGTGACAGCCACGCCGTCACCCTGGTCGAAACCGCCGCCGGCGACCTGCTGTGCGCCTGGTTCAACGGCCCGGGGGAGGGTGAGCCCGACACCAACATCGTCCTGTCCCGGCTGCCTGCGGGCACAGACACCTGGCTGGAGCCGGTCCAGCTCTCCTCGGACCCGCACCGCTCGGAACAAAACCCGCTCCTCTTCGTCCCCCCGCCTCCGGCGGCGCGAGGCGTGGAAGCGCGGTCCCGCGCGGACGGACCGAGCGGTGCTGGGGTTGGCGCTGACGCGCCTGGCGGTGCTGGGGCTGGTGTGGTTTGGTTGCTGCATACGTCGAACGAGCCGCATGATCAGTCGACTTCGCGCGTCATCCGCCGGGTGTCCCGCGACGGCGGGCTCACCTGGGGGCGTAGTGAGGTGCTGTTCGATCAGCTGGGCAGCTTCATCCGGAATCCGATTGTTGTCCTGAGCAACGGCGACTGGTTGTTGCCGGCGTACGACTGTGACAAGAGCGCCGAGCGGACCGTGCTGGAACTGAGCACGGACCGCGGGGAGACCTGGTCGACGGTCGAGGTGCCGGAGGCGGTCGGGCAGGTGCAGATGAGTGTGGTCGAGTTGTCGCCGGGTGAGCTCGTCGGGTACTTCCGCAGCCGCGCCGCCGACCGCATCCACCGGTCGGTGTCGAAGGACAACGGCCGGACCTGGACCGCCCCCGAGAAGACCGCGCTGCCGAACAACAACTCCGCGATCCAGGTGCTCCGGCTGTCCGACGGCCGGCTCGTCATGGTGTTCAACGACTCGTCCGCGGAGCGCGACCAGTTCCGCTGGGTCGACGACGGCAAGGGCGGCGTACGCCGGAAGACCCTGCGCACGCCGCTCACGCTGGCGCTGTCCGAGGACGACGGCGCCACCTGGCCGTACTGGCGGAACCTGCAGGTGCAGGACGCCGAGTACCGCGACAACGAGTTCGGCTACTCGTACCCGACGCTGCTGCAGACCCGCGACGGCCGGCTGCACGTCGCGTACTCGTACCTGCGCAAGACCATCAAGCACGTGATCCTGGCGCCCGAGTGGATCCAGGCGGGAGACCGGTTGCCGTGA
- a CDS encoding ABC transporter substrate-binding protein, producing MSKNPNTPGVPPHTPASDDPSAASGGLSRRGFVRNGALLGGLAAAFGGVLPAGTAAAATTSSTTATPRSGVNSATGTVDIPNKYNKPFSVADDELFVFAANFKPFELGGDDAPDRQAQGFFNTVFGDAIRAKFPNLKIKYATWDYPIRYEDIAKAGRVPDLILEDPRLRIDRDLEPLGWTQDITALVQGAGIDLTKLNLGAVEQLKSRSDGGLYGVPLWIDESLLFYNKLIFDKFRVKYPTVGSTYDDVYRTAQKLTRQDGLDFYKGYMQHPDNYLAMNQLGLYPFVPGSSEQPAPEDVKVNLTTADWKSIANNLYRFLMIPRNNFTTVDDFFKGDMSFPGHLAMAVNSLSKLNAYALSPYYIKPSDAAKYAEWAKSVKLGVTSMPVLSRGSKAIYQPDTRAAFVPPQSKHQDQALDVVKYLVSEEMQTRISAYGMKAVLPTDAVVNAFGTSIPELSAVDTSAVYWGENAVIKNYKNTEYWDIPLYKVFRQHVLKDGMDVNSSLQVAEQQDIPDYIKAQAAAGFTW from the coding sequence ATGTCCAAAAACCCCAACACCCCCGGCGTACCCCCGCACACCCCCGCCTCCGACGACCCGTCCGCCGCGTCCGGTGGACTGTCCCGGCGTGGGTTCGTGCGCAACGGCGCGCTGCTCGGCGGGCTTGCCGCCGCCTTCGGCGGTGTGCTTCCCGCGGGAACGGCCGCCGCTGCGACCACCAGTTCCACCACCGCGACGCCGCGCAGCGGCGTGAACTCCGCCACCGGCACCGTCGACATTCCGAACAAGTACAACAAGCCGTTCTCCGTGGCCGACGACGAGCTGTTCGTGTTCGCGGCCAACTTCAAACCGTTCGAGCTCGGCGGCGACGACGCCCCCGACCGGCAGGCGCAGGGCTTCTTCAACACCGTGTTCGGGGACGCGATCCGGGCCAAGTTCCCGAACCTCAAGATCAAGTACGCCACCTGGGACTACCCGATCCGGTACGAGGACATCGCCAAGGCCGGCCGGGTGCCCGACCTGATCCTGGAGGACCCGCGGCTGCGCATCGACCGGGACCTCGAGCCGCTCGGCTGGACCCAGGACATCACCGCGCTCGTCCAGGGCGCCGGCATCGACCTGACCAAGCTCAACCTGGGCGCGGTCGAGCAGCTCAAGTCCCGCTCGGACGGCGGCCTGTACGGCGTCCCGCTGTGGATCGACGAGAGCCTGCTGTTCTACAACAAGCTGATCTTCGACAAGTTCCGGGTGAAGTACCCGACGGTCGGCTCGACGTACGACGACGTGTACCGGACCGCGCAGAAGCTCACCCGGCAGGACGGGCTGGACTTCTACAAGGGCTACATGCAGCACCCGGACAACTACCTCGCGATGAACCAGCTCGGGCTCTACCCGTTCGTGCCCGGTTCCAGCGAGCAGCCGGCGCCGGAGGACGTCAAGGTGAACCTGACGACCGCGGACTGGAAGTCGATCGCGAACAACCTGTACCGGTTCCTGATGATCCCGCGGAACAACTTCACCACGGTGGACGACTTCTTCAAGGGCGACATGAGCTTCCCGGGCCACCTCGCGATGGCGGTGAACAGCCTGTCGAAGCTGAACGCGTACGCGCTCAGCCCGTACTACATCAAGCCCAGCGACGCGGCGAAGTACGCGGAGTGGGCGAAGAGCGTGAAGCTCGGCGTCACCTCGATGCCGGTGCTGTCCCGCGGGTCGAAGGCGATCTACCAGCCGGACACCCGGGCCGCGTTCGTCCCGCCGCAGTCCAAGCACCAGGACCAGGCGCTGGACGTGGTCAAGTACCTGGTCTCCGAGGAGATGCAGACCCGGATCTCGGCGTACGGCATGAAGGCGGTGCTGCCGACCGACGCGGTGGTGAACGCGTTCGGTACGTCGATCCCGGAGCTGTCGGCGGTCGACACGTCGGCGGTGTACTGGGGCGAGAACGCGGTGATCAAGAACTACAAGAACACCGAGTACTGGGACATCCCGCTGTACAAGGTGTTCCGGCAGCACGTGCTCAAGGACGGCATGGACGTCAACTCGTCGCTGCAGGTCGCCGAGCAGCAGGACATCCCGGACTACATCAAGGCGCAGGCAGCCGCCGGGTTCACATGGTGA
- a CDS encoding DUF5060 domain-containing protein, with the protein MSTEKWGLYELTLTGPAEGNPFAEVEFQVTYQFRNRMVTVDGFYDGDGTYRARFSPDREGDWSYITSSSAADLDDHRGTFTCTPPGPDNHGPVEVLGRHHFSYADGSRYDCIGTTCYHWTYETKELQELTLESLREAPFDKVRMCLLPTDGMRPERVPFVGSTPGSVDVDRYDPAFFRHFESRVADLLALGIQADLILFHPYDKGAWGFDRMTPAQDAAYLRYVVARLAAYRNVWWSLSNEYDFNRLKTVSDWDRLLQLVQRYDPYQRLRSIHNGTKMYEVFTPYDFAKPWITHQSVQHWDGAETATWRDCPKPVVIDEIGYEGNAGRRWGNLTADELVHRFWQGMALGGYVGHGESFVDRETRAWISVGGRLYGESPERIDFLRGVFAGLPRQSDGEVDGARCVLHYLGDRQPSAVDLDLPAGSPFHFDLIDSRAMTITPLADYSGPSRIPLPATPYLALRGTR; encoded by the coding sequence ATGAGTACCGAGAAGTGGGGCCTGTACGAGCTCACCCTGACCGGACCTGCCGAAGGTAACCCGTTCGCGGAGGTGGAGTTCCAGGTCACCTATCAGTTCCGGAACCGGATGGTGACCGTCGACGGCTTCTACGACGGCGACGGGACCTACCGCGCGCGGTTCTCACCGGACCGCGAAGGCGACTGGTCGTACATCACGTCCAGCTCGGCTGCGGACCTCGACGACCACCGGGGCACCTTCACCTGCACTCCGCCCGGTCCGGACAACCACGGTCCGGTCGAGGTACTTGGCAGGCACCACTTCTCCTACGCCGACGGCAGTCGCTACGACTGCATCGGTACCACGTGCTACCACTGGACGTACGAGACCAAGGAGCTCCAGGAGCTCACCCTGGAGTCGTTGCGCGAGGCACCTTTCGACAAGGTCCGGATGTGTCTTCTCCCGACGGACGGAATGCGTCCCGAGCGAGTGCCGTTCGTCGGCTCGACACCCGGCTCCGTCGACGTCGACCGGTACGACCCGGCGTTCTTCCGGCACTTCGAGAGCCGGGTCGCGGACTTGCTGGCGCTCGGCATCCAGGCGGACCTGATCCTGTTCCACCCGTACGACAAGGGCGCGTGGGGCTTCGACCGGATGACGCCCGCCCAGGACGCGGCCTACCTGCGGTACGTCGTCGCGCGGTTGGCGGCGTACCGGAACGTCTGGTGGTCGCTGTCGAACGAGTACGACTTCAACCGGCTCAAGACTGTGTCCGATTGGGACCGTCTGCTGCAGTTGGTGCAGCGGTACGACCCGTACCAGCGGCTCCGGTCGATCCACAACGGCACCAAGATGTACGAGGTCTTCACGCCGTACGACTTCGCCAAGCCGTGGATCACCCACCAGAGCGTGCAGCACTGGGACGGCGCCGAGACCGCGACCTGGCGGGACTGCCCGAAGCCGGTGGTGATCGACGAGATCGGGTACGAGGGCAACGCCGGCCGCCGCTGGGGCAACCTGACCGCGGACGAGCTGGTGCACCGGTTCTGGCAGGGGATGGCGCTCGGCGGGTACGTCGGGCACGGCGAGTCGTTCGTCGACCGCGAGACCCGGGCGTGGATCTCGGTCGGCGGCCGGCTGTACGGCGAGAGTCCGGAGCGGATCGACTTCCTGCGCGGGGTGTTCGCGGGGTTGCCGCGGCAGTCGGACGGCGAGGTCGACGGCGCCCGGTGCGTCCTGCACTACCTCGGCGACCGCCAACCGTCGGCCGTGGACCTCGACCTGCCGGCCGGTTCGCCGTTCCACTTCGACCTGATCGACAGCCGCGCGATGACCATCACCCCGCTGGCCGACTACTCCGGCCCGAGCCGCATCCCACTGCCTGCCACCCCGTACCTCGCCCTGAGAGGCACCCGATGA
- a CDS encoding glycoside hydrolase family 78 protein, with the protein MVTNWVLSDAPAVADLTRLTAYDLRCEHRVEPLGIGTRRPRLSWRLASPARGDRQDAFRVQVLRDGVQVWDSGWRSEWETYVDHGGAPLTSQTDYVWQLSVRDAAGEVTSAEATFATGLFHDDEWEAHWIEHDYETDPYFEPPVDRQEPRTVRQATIAPPRHYRRSFELTRPISRARVYVTAHGLYQFSANGQRIGNDELTPGWTDYRERVAYQTYDVTGLLHEGENVIGAVLGEGWWSGYVGWDTRSHAHHYGKKPQLLAQLVVDHPDGSRTVVATDGRWVERVGPIRFADLLMGESYDARLELGDWSSPGYDASDWAPAGDLGGDVSTLIAATTDPVRVTEEVPAVAVTALESGRFIVDLGQNVAGRVRLRVRGAQAGQQIRLRHGEMLQADGSLYTANLRTADATDYFVSAGADEEFFEPIFTVHGFRYVEVDGYPGELTADDVVGQVLHSDTPVAGRFECSDAGVNQLLSNIRWGQRGNFVSVPTDCPQRDERLGWTADAQIFLPTAAYQADVLTFFENWFADLAVAQTGEGAIPDVIPHVITGRHGTPAWADAATIVPWTLYRIYGDERVLRTAWPVMRRWVDYVHRANPDLIWRHRTSGHYGDWLQVGVVTDRDLLATAYFARSVEFTAAAARVLGLADEAAAYSELWEKVRAAFVAEFVDAEGKLRGDTQTGYLLPLAFGLLDEQAEQTAVKQLVADLERRGRSLTTGFAGVALLCPMLTKYGHADLAYDLLHDDRYPSWGYSIKHGATTIWERWDGWTEENGFGPVAMNSFNHYSLGSVGEWLYADVAGISQSPESVGFRDLVINPHPGGRLTWAKASYDTPTGRVSTHWQLSDGAFTLDVTIPPGATATIHIPTSAPDSVEESGHPLTTAEGLTPLEPTPTTAICRAHPGTYRFTTPA; encoded by the coding sequence ATGGTGACCAACTGGGTGCTGTCCGACGCGCCGGCCGTGGCGGATCTGACCAGGCTGACGGCGTACGACCTGCGCTGTGAACACCGCGTCGAGCCGCTCGGCATCGGTACGCGGCGGCCGCGGCTGAGCTGGCGGCTCGCGTCTCCGGCCCGCGGCGACCGGCAGGACGCGTTCCGCGTGCAGGTGCTGCGCGACGGCGTGCAGGTGTGGGACAGCGGATGGCGGTCCGAGTGGGAGACGTACGTCGACCACGGAGGCGCGCCGTTGACCTCGCAGACCGACTATGTGTGGCAACTGTCGGTGCGAGACGCGGCCGGGGAGGTGACCAGCGCCGAGGCGACGTTCGCGACCGGGCTCTTCCACGACGACGAGTGGGAGGCGCACTGGATCGAGCACGACTACGAGACCGACCCGTACTTCGAGCCGCCGGTCGACCGCCAGGAGCCGCGAACGGTGCGCCAGGCAACGATCGCACCGCCGAGGCACTACCGGCGCTCGTTCGAGCTGACCCGGCCGATCAGCCGGGCGCGGGTCTACGTGACCGCGCACGGGCTGTACCAGTTCAGCGCGAACGGCCAGCGGATCGGGAACGACGAGCTGACGCCAGGGTGGACCGATTATCGCGAGCGGGTCGCCTACCAGACGTACGACGTGACCGGCCTGCTGCACGAGGGCGAGAACGTCATCGGTGCGGTGCTCGGTGAGGGCTGGTGGTCCGGGTACGTCGGCTGGGACACCCGGAGCCACGCGCACCACTACGGCAAGAAGCCGCAGCTCCTGGCGCAACTCGTCGTCGACCACCCGGACGGTTCGCGGACCGTGGTGGCGACCGACGGGCGCTGGGTCGAGCGTGTCGGGCCGATCCGGTTCGCGGACCTGCTGATGGGGGAGTCGTACGACGCCCGCCTCGAGCTCGGCGACTGGTCGAGCCCGGGGTACGACGCGAGCGACTGGGCGCCGGCGGGTGACCTCGGTGGCGACGTGTCGACGCTGATCGCCGCGACGACCGATCCGGTGCGGGTCACGGAGGAGGTGCCGGCGGTCGCCGTGACAGCGCTCGAATCAGGGCGTTTCATCGTCGATCTCGGGCAGAACGTCGCGGGCCGGGTGCGGTTGCGGGTGCGCGGAGCCCAGGCCGGTCAGCAGATCCGGTTGCGGCACGGCGAGATGCTGCAGGCCGACGGCTCGTTGTACACCGCGAACCTGCGGACCGCCGACGCGACCGACTACTTCGTCAGCGCGGGTGCGGACGAGGAGTTCTTCGAGCCGATCTTCACCGTGCACGGGTTCCGCTACGTCGAGGTCGACGGGTATCCGGGCGAGTTGACCGCGGACGACGTCGTCGGCCAGGTGCTGCACTCCGACACCCCGGTCGCGGGGCGGTTCGAGTGTTCGGACGCGGGCGTCAACCAGTTGCTGAGCAACATCCGGTGGGGTCAGCGGGGCAACTTCGTCAGCGTGCCGACCGACTGCCCGCAGCGCGACGAGCGGCTCGGCTGGACGGCGGACGCGCAGATCTTCCTGCCGACCGCGGCGTACCAGGCCGACGTACTGACGTTCTTCGAGAACTGGTTCGCGGATCTCGCGGTCGCGCAGACCGGCGAGGGCGCCATCCCGGACGTCATCCCGCACGTCATCACCGGCCGGCACGGGACACCTGCCTGGGCGGACGCCGCGACGATCGTGCCGTGGACGCTGTACCGGATCTACGGCGACGAGCGGGTGCTGCGGACCGCGTGGCCGGTCATGCGGCGCTGGGTCGACTACGTGCACCGGGCGAACCCGGACCTGATCTGGCGGCACCGGACGAGCGGGCACTACGGCGACTGGTTGCAGGTCGGCGTGGTGACGGACCGGGACCTGCTCGCGACGGCGTACTTCGCGCGGAGTGTGGAGTTCACGGCGGCGGCGGCTCGGGTGCTCGGGCTGGCCGACGAGGCGGCGGCGTACAGCGAGCTGTGGGAGAAGGTCAGGGCGGCCTTCGTCGCGGAGTTCGTGGATGCCGAGGGCAAGCTTCGTGGGGATACGCAGACCGGGTACCTGCTGCCGTTGGCGTTCGGGTTGCTGGACGAGCAGGCTGAGCAGACAGCGGTGAAGCAGCTGGTCGCCGACCTCGAGCGGCGCGGGCGGTCGCTGACCACCGGATTCGCCGGGGTGGCGCTGCTGTGCCCGATGCTGACGAAGTACGGGCACGCCGACCTGGCGTACGACCTGCTGCACGACGACCGGTACCCCTCGTGGGGGTACTCGATCAAGCACGGCGCGACGACCATCTGGGAACGCTGGGACGGCTGGACCGAGGAGAACGGGTTCGGCCCGGTCGCGATGAACTCGTTCAACCACTACTCGCTCGGCTCCGTCGGAGAATGGCTGTACGCCGACGTCGCCGGGATCAGCCAGTCACCGGAGTCCGTCGGCTTCCGCGACCTGGTCATCAACCCGCACCCCGGCGGCCGCCTCACCTGGGCCAAGGCGTCCTACGACACCCCCACCGGTCGCGTATCCACCCACTGGCAGCTCAGCGACGGCGCCTTCACCCTCGACGTCACGATCCCACCCGGCGCCACCGCCACCATCCACATCCCCACCTCTGCCCCCGACTCCGTCGAGGAGAGCGGCCACCCACTCACAACCGCCGAAGGCCTCACCCCGCTGGAACCCACACCCACCACAGCCATCTGCCGAGCCCACCCCGGCACCTACCGCTTCACCACCCCTGCTTGA
- a CDS encoding DUF5605 domain-containing protein — MTSVPRWDVLELAIAEPIIFQHTSGATSYVEPFPASDGWKLRFSPDLEGRWSYVGGSFVCTPATSRGPVRRAGTTVRWADGTPYHPLTTEWFGEPDQWAAARLALAASPFNRVRLKVSPALEEQVRDLLTADIVADVLLPLDEAVVRDTVNRLAAFRNLTWCLQPAADSRRLADSRRLAELIAELDSSRHLISMHEATDPGPLWLTHLSVRLENVRGVSALRRNYSKPVFVDACGHEGNGTTPDTSLRPEELLTRIWEGTVRGAYVTHGESYVDAPWSAGGSRPTGVVAQRLRLLREVLDELPDGVEPIDDYRDAPTLAVPGEYYLQYLGEHQFPDRTFTLPPGAYDVDVLDVWNHSVRRTRENVTDTGHGTLTVRLPGTQYQAIQIRRTS, encoded by the coding sequence ATGACGTCAGTACCCCGCTGGGACGTGCTCGAACTCGCAATCGCTGAACCGATCATCTTCCAGCACACTTCCGGGGCGACCTCCTACGTTGAACCGTTCCCGGCATCCGACGGCTGGAAGCTGCGCTTCAGCCCGGACCTCGAAGGCCGGTGGTCGTACGTCGGCGGCTCGTTCGTGTGCACTCCGGCGACGTCCCGCGGCCCGGTGCGGCGGGCGGGTACGACGGTGCGCTGGGCGGACGGTACGCCGTACCACCCGCTCACCACCGAGTGGTTCGGCGAACCGGACCAATGGGCCGCCGCTCGTCTCGCGCTGGCCGCGTCTCCGTTCAACCGCGTCCGTCTGAAGGTCTCGCCCGCCCTCGAGGAACAGGTCCGCGACCTGCTGACCGCAGACATCGTCGCGGACGTACTACTGCCGCTCGACGAGGCCGTCGTCCGCGACACGGTCAACCGCCTCGCCGCCTTCCGCAACCTCACCTGGTGCCTGCAGCCGGCCGCCGACTCCCGCCGCCTCGCCGACTCCCGCCGGCTCGCCGAACTGATCGCGGAGCTGGACTCGAGCCGCCACCTGATCTCGATGCATGAGGCAACCGATCCCGGTCCGCTGTGGCTGACCCATCTCAGCGTGCGGCTGGAGAACGTGCGCGGCGTGTCCGCGCTCCGCCGCAACTACTCGAAGCCCGTCTTCGTGGACGCCTGCGGTCACGAAGGCAACGGCACCACCCCCGACACCAGCCTCCGCCCGGAAGAACTGCTTACCCGCATCTGGGAAGGAACCGTCCGCGGCGCCTACGTCACCCATGGCGAGTCGTACGTCGACGCGCCCTGGTCCGCCGGTGGTAGTCGGCCGACCGGGGTGGTCGCGCAGCGGCTGCGGTTGTTGCGGGAGGTGCTGGACGAGCTCCCCGACGGTGTCGAGCCGATCGACGACTACCGCGACGCCCCGACGCTGGCGGTGCCGGGGGAGTACTACCTGCAGTATCTCGGCGAGCACCAGTTCCCGGACCGCACGTTCACGCTCCCGCCCGGCGCGTACGACGTCGACGTACTGGACGTGTGGAACCACTCGGTACGCCGGACCCGCGAGAACGTCACTGATACTGGCCACGGCACGCTGACTGTCCGCCTCCCGGGGACGCAGTATCAGGCGATCCAGATCCGCCGGACGTCCTGA
- a CDS encoding glycoside hydrolase family 28 protein, protein MTDRVITDFGASPGADCSEAVARAIEAGGRVVVPPGDFLTGPMRLRSNVELHVSAGATLRFHTDATTYPIVRTRWQGIECFSHSPLIYAYGETDVAITGTGTLDGGASTANWWSSTRPRTDWQRLVQMADDGVPVEERVFAPGHGFRPSFVQPYECRRVRIEDVRIVNAPMWVVHPVFCTDVLVRGVTVDSLGPNNDGCNPDSCEDVVITGCSFTTGDDCIAIKSGRDSDGRRVARPSRNILIESCRFTAGHGALTIGSEASGGVHNVHAQDLRVTGTDHAIRVKTNSARGGRIENLTATNLTANALTTSVVLITTRHAEPDPPGEHAPVVRNITITNLTAHSTPRTVEIIDSPRAPVEGFTLASTQPGEPAASAPVSVTDRQENKADRPACG, encoded by the coding sequence ATGACTGACCGGGTGATCACCGACTTCGGGGCGTCGCCCGGAGCGGACTGTTCGGAAGCCGTCGCGCGGGCGATCGAGGCCGGCGGGCGGGTCGTGGTACCGCCGGGCGACTTCCTGACCGGACCGATGCGGCTGCGCAGCAACGTCGAGCTGCATGTGTCGGCAGGCGCGACGCTGCGCTTCCACACCGACGCGACGACGTACCCCATCGTCCGCACGCGTTGGCAGGGCATCGAGTGCTTCAGCCACTCTCCGCTGATCTACGCCTACGGCGAGACCGACGTCGCGATCACCGGGACCGGGACGCTCGACGGCGGCGCGAGTACGGCCAACTGGTGGAGCAGCACCCGCCCGCGCACCGACTGGCAGCGGCTCGTGCAGATGGCCGACGACGGCGTACCGGTCGAGGAACGCGTGTTCGCGCCGGGCCACGGGTTTCGCCCGAGCTTCGTGCAGCCGTACGAGTGCCGGCGGGTCCGGATCGAGGACGTCCGGATCGTCAACGCTCCGATGTGGGTGGTGCATCCGGTGTTCTGCACCGACGTCCTGGTGCGCGGCGTCACGGTCGACTCGCTCGGCCCGAACAACGACGGCTGCAATCCCGACTCGTGCGAGGACGTGGTCATCACCGGCTGCTCGTTCACGACCGGCGACGACTGTATCGCGATCAAGTCCGGCCGCGACAGCGACGGCCGCCGGGTCGCGCGTCCGTCCCGGAACATCCTGATCGAGTCCTGCCGTTTCACCGCCGGACACGGCGCGTTGACGATCGGCAGCGAGGCGTCCGGCGGTGTCCACAACGTCCATGCGCAGGACCTGCGCGTCACCGGCACCGACCACGCGATCCGTGTCAAGACGAACTCCGCCCGCGGCGGCCGCATCGAAAACCTCACCGCCACGAACCTCACCGCGAACGCCCTCACCACGTCCGTCGTACTCATCACCACCCGGCACGCCGAACCGGACCCGCCGGGCGAGCACGCTCCCGTCGTACGCAACATCACCATCACCAACCTGACAGCTCATTCCACACCTCGCACGGTAGAGATCATCGACAGTCCGCGGGCTCCGGTCGAAGGCTTCACCCTGGCTTCGACGCAACCCGGTGAGCCGGCCGCTTCCGCACCAGTCTCCGTCACCGATCGTCAAGAAAACAAGGCGGATCGGCCAGCCTGTGGATAG